In Thalassotalea sp. Sam97, a single window of DNA contains:
- the rlmKL gene encoding bifunctional 23S rRNA (guanine(2069)-N(7))-methyltransferase RlmK/23S rRNA (guanine(2445)-N(2))-methyltransferase RlmL, whose product MNQFLALTSFGIEQLLAEEIATFGGESVTQKPEGVYFQATVDTAYRICLKTRLASRVLLALSDPIPVKTKDDLYEAAKVISWSRHFTDDKFFAVDFVGKNEHIRDSQFGALTVKDAIVDSFRDKGLNRPSVEKFQPDVRIQARLLKNSVVFYLDFSGRALFQRGYREHTGAAPIKENLAAAMVLRSGWLEDTSKPLIDPMCGSGTLLLEAISMAAGISPGIDRSSWGFEGWSKHDEATFQSILQEEQTSSEQSLAACKAKVYGFDMDERVLKTARSNAKNAGLSHLIEFKQGRAEHLENPFKTPGQILFNPPYGERLGSLPELIATFTELGKQFKAKFLGWQVALITSNTEMLSLLKLASFKRYKFKNGPLDCQMALYHIDDKQIERTPQETSFSGEQSAFANRLRKNIKSAKSWLKQNDINCYRIYDADIPEYNVAVDVYADHLVIFEYAPPKNIDDKKAAERLQEVIYFAPQVLGVDTDKVAVKVRAKQKGKNQYQQLNKAKQTLIVKEYDALLKVNIWDYLDTGLFLDHRKTRQIVARKAKGKRVLNLFAYTGSVSVQAALAGADLVTTVDMSKTYLDWAQDNFELNKLRGHKYQFIQADCLQWLKNNRQKFDFVFIDPPTFSNSKRMNETFDVQRDHVELITLGMNAVDTDGELMFTNNKRNFKMDFEAMAELGFEAINLSEKTLDFDFKRNKHIHNSWLIKRVKL is encoded by the coding sequence ATGAATCAATTTTTGGCGCTTACGTCTTTTGGTATTGAGCAATTGCTTGCCGAAGAGATCGCAACGTTCGGTGGCGAATCAGTCACGCAAAAACCGGAAGGGGTTTATTTTCAAGCAACTGTAGATACAGCCTATCGCATTTGTCTTAAAACTCGCTTAGCGAGTCGTGTGTTGTTGGCTTTATCGGATCCTATTCCAGTTAAAACCAAAGACGATTTATATGAAGCGGCAAAAGTGATCAGTTGGTCACGCCACTTTACCGATGACAAATTTTTTGCGGTGGATTTTGTTGGTAAGAACGAACACATTCGCGATTCACAATTTGGTGCGCTAACGGTAAAAGACGCCATTGTTGATAGTTTTCGTGACAAAGGCTTGAACCGACCAAGTGTGGAAAAGTTTCAACCAGACGTTCGTATTCAGGCGCGTCTACTAAAAAACTCAGTTGTCTTTTATTTAGATTTTTCAGGTCGTGCACTGTTTCAACGTGGATATCGTGAACACACAGGCGCTGCTCCTATCAAAGAAAACTTAGCGGCCGCGATGGTGCTTCGCTCTGGTTGGCTCGAGGATACCTCAAAACCATTAATTGATCCGATGTGCGGTTCTGGCACATTATTATTAGAAGCGATATCAATGGCCGCTGGGATCTCGCCAGGTATCGACCGCTCCAGTTGGGGGTTTGAAGGTTGGAGTAAACATGATGAGGCCACTTTTCAAAGCATTTTGCAAGAAGAGCAAACCTCTTCTGAACAAAGTCTCGCGGCTTGTAAGGCCAAAGTGTATGGTTTTGATATGGATGAGCGCGTGCTTAAGACCGCGCGTAGCAACGCGAAAAACGCTGGCTTAAGTCATCTTATCGAATTTAAACAAGGTCGAGCGGAACACTTAGAAAACCCTTTCAAGACACCAGGACAGATACTGTTTAATCCACCTTATGGTGAACGTTTAGGCTCGTTACCTGAACTAATCGCAACGTTTACCGAGCTTGGCAAGCAATTCAAGGCTAAGTTTTTAGGTTGGCAGGTGGCATTAATTACCTCAAACACAGAAATGCTTAGCTTACTAAAATTAGCGAGCTTTAAGCGCTACAAATTTAAGAATGGCCCGCTAGACTGTCAAATGGCGCTATACCATATTGATGATAAGCAAATTGAGCGTACGCCGCAAGAAACGTCATTCTCGGGTGAACAAAGTGCTTTTGCGAATCGGCTACGAAAAAATATCAAGTCAGCTAAGTCATGGTTAAAGCAAAACGATATTAATTGTTATCGTATTTATGACGCAGATATCCCTGAATATAATGTTGCTGTTGATGTTTATGCGGATCACTTAGTGATATTTGAATATGCGCCACCAAAAAATATCGATGACAAAAAAGCGGCAGAGCGTTTACAAGAAGTGATTTACTTTGCGCCGCAAGTGCTGGGCGTTGATACCGACAAGGTTGCCGTAAAAGTTCGGGCCAAGCAAAAAGGCAAGAATCAGTACCAGCAGCTAAATAAAGCCAAGCAAACCTTAATCGTTAAAGAATACGATGCTTTATTGAAAGTGAATATTTGGGACTATCTCGATACGGGTTTATTTTTGGACCACCGTAAAACCCGTCAAATTGTCGCTCGAAAAGCCAAAGGAAAGCGTGTTCTTAACTTGTTTGCATACACCGGTTCGGTATCTGTACAAGCAGCGCTTGCTGGTGCCGATTTGGTTACAACCGTTGATATGTCAAAAACGTACCTTGACTGGGCCCAAGACAATTTTGAGCTGAACAAGTTGCGCGGTCATAAGTATCAATTTATTCAAGCAGATTGTTTGCAGTGGTTGAAAAATAATCGTCAAAAGTTCGATTTTGTGTTTATTGATCCTCCAACGTTTTCAAATTCAAAACGTATGAATGAGACCTTTGATGTTCAACGCGACCACGTAGAGCTAATCACGTTGGGCATGAACGCCGTTGATACGGACGGCGAGTTGATGTTCACCAATAATAAACGCAATTTTAAAATGGACTTTGAGGCCATGGCTGAGCTCGGCTTTGAAGCCATTAATCTTAGTGAAAAAACCCTAGATTTTGATTTTAAACGCAATAAACATATCCATAACAGCTGGCTAATAAAGCGGGTGAAGTTATAA
- the upp gene encoding uracil phosphoribosyltransferase, whose translation MAVYEIKHPLVQHKLGLMRANGISTKNFRELCSEIGTLLTYEATRTLETETKTIDGWQNAPLDVEHIKGKKITLVPILRAGLGMLDGVMSLLPSAKVSVVGLYRDEETLEAVPYFDKVVADIEQRTALIVDPMLATGGTLIATIDLLKAKGCKDIKGLFLVAAPEGIDKLHAAHPDVDIYVASVDDHLNEKGYIIPGLGDAGDKIFGTK comes from the coding sequence ATGGCGGTATATGAGATAAAGCACCCATTGGTTCAACATAAGCTTGGCCTTATGCGAGCAAATGGCATTAGTACAAAAAACTTCCGCGAATTGTGTTCTGAAATCGGCACGCTACTTACTTATGAAGCAACCCGTACTTTAGAAACCGAAACGAAAACCATTGATGGTTGGCAAAATGCACCGCTTGATGTCGAGCATATCAAGGGTAAAAAAATCACGTTGGTGCCAATTTTGCGTGCAGGTTTAGGTATGTTAGACGGCGTTATGTCATTACTACCAAGCGCTAAAGTCTCGGTGGTTGGCTTATATCGAGACGAAGAAACGCTAGAAGCTGTGCCTTACTTTGATAAAGTCGTAGCCGATATTGAACAGCGCACCGCATTAATTGTCGACCCAATGTTGGCAACTGGTGGTACATTAATCGCGACAATTGACTTGCTTAAAGCCAAAGGTTGTAAAGACATCAAAGGTCTATTCCTAGTTGCAGCGCCAGAAGGTATTGATAAGTTACACGCAGCACACCCTGATGTCGATATTTATGTCGCGTCAGTTGACGATCATTTAAACGAAAAAGGCTACATTATCCCAGGCTTGGGTGATGCTGGTGATAAAATTTTTGGAACCAAATAA
- a CDS encoding glutaredoxin family protein, whose amino-acid sequence MTIAISKDYALYGTEGCHLCDDAAALCDMLIKDKYQQIDIIDDETLVALYSTSIPVLEHIESHVALYWPFDYRQLQEFIRGTDKNN is encoded by the coding sequence ATGACAATCGCGATCAGCAAAGACTATGCGCTGTATGGCACTGAAGGGTGTCATTTGTGCGACGACGCCGCTGCGCTATGTGATATGCTCATCAAAGACAAATATCAACAGATTGATATTATCGACGATGAAACACTAGTGGCTTTGTATAGCACGTCGATCCCTGTATTGGAGCATATTGAAAGCCATGTGGCCTTATATTGGCCATTTGATTATAGGCAATTACAAGAGTTTATCCGTGGAACTGATAAGAATAACTAA
- a CDS encoding uracil-xanthine permease family protein, with translation MNNFVTPLLGLQMLFVAFGALVLVPILTGLDPNVALFTAGLGTLVFQLVTKRQVPVFLASSFAFIAPISYGVATWGIASTMSGLAAAGLFYVLLSGLVAWQGNQIIHRILPPVVVAPVIMVIGLNLAPVGVNMALGKTGDGAVQLIDGTTALIVSLSALSVTVLVSLLGRGLFKLVPILAGLTVGYILSLYFGIVNFDAVNNASWFAMPNFTMPEFHWEAILFILPIAIAPAVEHIGDITAISSVAGKDYLEKPGLKRTLMGDGLATSVASFFGGPPNTTYSEVTGAVALTKSFNPLIMTWAAVFAIALSFVGKTGALLSTIPVPVMGGIMVLLFGAIAVVGLKTLINAQVDLSKSKNMAIVAVALVFGLGGMSFDLGIFQLQGIALAAISAIALNLILPKEKS, from the coding sequence ATGAATAATTTTGTAACTCCGTTACTTGGCTTACAAATGTTATTTGTAGCCTTCGGCGCACTCGTGCTTGTACCGATATTAACTGGTCTTGATCCGAATGTAGCCTTATTTACTGCCGGCTTAGGCACATTGGTGTTCCAATTGGTGACCAAGCGTCAAGTACCCGTGTTTCTAGCATCATCATTCGCGTTTATAGCGCCGATTTCATACGGTGTTGCGACTTGGGGTATTGCCAGTACTATGTCAGGTCTCGCAGCAGCAGGTTTATTTTATGTATTGCTAAGTGGCCTTGTTGCATGGCAAGGAAATCAAATCATCCACCGTATTTTACCGCCGGTTGTTGTTGCCCCTGTCATCATGGTTATTGGTCTTAACCTTGCGCCTGTTGGTGTTAATATGGCATTGGGTAAAACTGGTGATGGTGCTGTGCAATTAATCGATGGTACCACTGCATTGATCGTCTCGTTATCGGCGCTAAGTGTTACCGTGTTAGTATCATTGCTTGGTCGTGGTCTGTTTAAATTGGTGCCCATTTTAGCCGGTTTAACAGTTGGTTATATCCTATCGCTTTATTTTGGTATTGTTAACTTTGATGCAGTTAATAACGCCTCTTGGTTTGCGATGCCAAACTTCACCATGCCAGAATTCCACTGGGAAGCGATCCTATTTATTTTACCAATTGCTATAGCCCCTGCGGTAGAGCACATTGGTGACATTACCGCGATTTCAAGTGTTGCAGGTAAAGACTACTTAGAAAAGCCAGGCTTAAAGCGCACGCTTATGGGTGATGGTTTAGCCACCTCGGTGGCGTCATTTTTCGGTGGTCCACCAAATACGACATACTCTGAAGTAACTGGCGCGGTTGCGTTAACCAAATCATTTAACCCGCTGATCATGACGTGGGCTGCAGTCTTTGCTATCGCTTTGTCATTTGTCGGTAAAACCGGCGCTTTATTGTCAACCATTCCAGTACCGGTAATGGGTGGTATCATGGTCTTACTGTTTGGTGCCATTGCGGTTGTTGGTTTGAAAACCTTAATTAACGCACAAGTCGATTTAAGTAAGAGCAAGAACATGGCCATCGTCGCGGTTGCTTTAGTGTTTGGTTTAGGTGGTATGAGCTTTGATTTAGGCATATTCCAACTGCAAGGCATTGCGTTAGCCGCTATTTCGGCGATCGCATTAAACCTAATTTTACCTAAAGAAAAATCGTAA
- a CDS encoding ABC transporter ATP-binding protein — MELIRITNAELAFGEDKILDNSELRINTGERVCLVGRNGTGKSSLLKVINQTVVLDDGELVFSNDINVAMLAQDPPKSCDQRIFDYVAEGLKDNAELIQRYHVALQQVATDASEPNLDNLAKVQTQLEQNNAWEDEQRIEQVLSKLSLNGEQNVSSLSGGWLRKIALAKALVTNPDVLLLDEPTNHLDIDSVLWLENFLKGFNGTIVFISHDRAFIRSLATRIVDLDRGILKSYPGDYDKYLEQKEHDLQVEDQQNQLFDKKLADEETWIRQGIKARRTRNEGRVRALEKLRLERKARRDVRKQSDMVLAQGERSGKLVFECFDLGMSFADENIIKNLDLLIMRGDRIALIGGNGTGKSTLLKLITEQLQPSSGKMRLGVNLDVAYFDQYRDQLDVNQTVQDAVADGKQEVTVNGRTRHVLGYLQDFLFSPKRARTPVRALSGGERNRLLLAKLFLKPSNLLILDEPTNDLDIETLELLEVVVANYPGTVLLVSHDRDFVNNCVNSCLYFDGSGNIAQIVGGYSDVEQYLQQQAEQKAQSTIKEKTKAVDSGNKKPQKTQNKLSYKDKRELESLPLLIDELETRIEELQQQVNDPGFFSQDSELTKTVLEQLQQSEEALDKAFDRWQELEEYQENSSK, encoded by the coding sequence GTGGAACTGATAAGAATAACTAATGCTGAACTGGCGTTTGGCGAAGATAAAATACTCGATAATAGCGAATTACGAATTAATACCGGTGAGCGGGTTTGTTTAGTCGGCCGCAATGGTACGGGCAAATCGTCACTATTGAAAGTTATCAATCAAACCGTTGTGTTGGATGACGGCGAATTGGTGTTCTCGAATGACATCAACGTTGCCATGTTGGCCCAAGACCCACCTAAAAGTTGCGACCAACGTATTTTTGACTATGTCGCTGAAGGTTTGAAAGATAATGCAGAGCTGATTCAACGTTACCATGTGGCTCTGCAACAGGTAGCCACGGATGCAAGTGAACCTAACCTTGATAACCTTGCTAAAGTGCAAACACAGCTTGAGCAAAATAATGCATGGGAAGATGAGCAGCGTATTGAACAAGTGCTGAGCAAATTGTCGCTAAATGGTGAGCAAAATGTGTCGTCATTATCAGGGGGCTGGTTACGTAAAATTGCCTTAGCAAAAGCGCTTGTGACCAATCCTGATGTGTTATTGCTTGATGAGCCAACCAACCACTTAGATATAGATAGTGTATTATGGCTAGAGAATTTCCTTAAAGGCTTTAATGGCACAATCGTTTTTATCTCGCATGACCGGGCTTTTATCCGTTCACTTGCAACCCGTATTGTTGATCTTGATCGCGGCATATTAAAAAGTTACCCAGGAGACTATGACAAATATTTAGAACAAAAAGAACACGATTTACAGGTTGAAGATCAACAAAATCAATTGTTTGATAAAAAACTTGCCGACGAAGAGACGTGGATAAGACAAGGCATTAAAGCACGACGGACTCGAAATGAAGGCCGAGTGCGAGCGTTAGAAAAATTGCGTCTTGAACGCAAAGCTCGTCGTGACGTACGCAAACAAAGCGATATGGTGTTGGCCCAAGGTGAGCGTAGCGGTAAATTAGTGTTTGAATGTTTCGACTTAGGCATGTCATTTGCCGATGAAAACATCATCAAAAATCTCGACCTATTGATCATGCGCGGTGATCGCATCGCTCTAATTGGTGGTAACGGTACGGGTAAATCAACGTTATTGAAGTTGATCACTGAACAGCTCCAACCAAGCAGTGGCAAAATGCGCTTAGGTGTTAACCTTGACGTAGCCTATTTTGATCAATATCGTGACCAGCTTGATGTCAATCAAACGGTCCAAGATGCTGTAGCTGATGGAAAACAAGAAGTTACGGTTAACGGACGTACCCGACATGTGTTAGGCTATCTTCAAGACTTTTTGTTTAGTCCGAAAAGAGCTCGTACGCCTGTTCGTGCGTTATCCGGTGGTGAGCGTAATCGGCTGTTGTTAGCAAAGTTATTTCTTAAGCCTAGTAATTTGTTGATTCTCGATGAACCAACCAACGATTTGGATATCGAGACGCTTGAGCTTTTAGAAGTCGTGGTCGCCAACTACCCTGGTACTGTACTGCTGGTTAGTCATGATCGTGATTTCGTCAATAACTGTGTAAATAGTTGTTTATATTTTGACGGTAGTGGCAATATTGCTCAAATTGTCGGCGGATATTCCGATGTTGAGCAATATTTGCAGCAGCAAGCGGAACAAAAAGCCCAAAGCACCATCAAAGAAAAAACGAAAGCGGTAGACAGTGGTAATAAAAAGCCACAGAAAACACAAAATAAACTTTCTTATAAAGATAAACGCGAGTTAGAATCGTTACCACTACTGATAGATGAGTTGGAAACTCGTATTGAAGAGTTACAACAACAAGTAAATGACCCTGGTTTTTTTAGTCAGGACAGCGAGCTAACCAAAACCGTATTAGAACAATTACAACAATCAGAAGAAGCGTTAGATAAAGCGTTTGATCGTTGGCAAGAATTAGAAGAATATCAAGAGAATAGTAGTAAATGA
- the fabA gene encoding bifunctional 3-hydroxydecanoyl-ACP dehydratase/trans-2-decenoyl-ACP isomerase: MEQKNSYDKQDLILAGTTDFFGEGNSKLPADNMLMMDRIVKITEEGGKFGKGEIVAELDINPDLWFFDCHFKGDPVMPGCLGLDAMWQLVGFFLAWTGGPGRGRALGVGEVKFTGQILPTAKKVTYRIDLKRVIKRKLYMGLADGTVEVDGKVIYTATDLKVGLFTDTSSF, from the coding sequence ATTGAGCAAAAGAACTCATACGACAAACAAGATTTGATATTAGCAGGTACAACTGACTTCTTTGGTGAAGGTAACTCTAAGCTGCCAGCTGACAATATGTTGATGATGGATCGCATTGTAAAAATTACCGAGGAAGGTGGTAAATTTGGTAAAGGCGAAATCGTTGCCGAGCTCGATATTAATCCGGATTTATGGTTTTTCGATTGCCACTTTAAAGGTGACCCTGTTATGCCTGGTTGTTTGGGTTTAGACGCGATGTGGCAACTTGTTGGCTTTTTCTTAGCATGGACTGGTGGCCCTGGCCGTGGTCGCGCATTAGGCGTTGGTGAAGTTAAGTTCACTGGGCAAATCTTGCCAACCGCGAAGAAAGTGACTTACCGTATCGATCTAAAGCGAGTCATCAAGCGCAAACTTTATATGGGTCTTGCTGACGGTACCGTTGAAGTTGATGGTAAAGTCATCTACACAGCGACCGATTTAAAAGTTGGCTTATTTACCGACACCTCATCGTTCTAA
- the uvrY gene encoding UvrY/SirA/GacA family response regulator transcription factor, protein MITALLVDDHELVRKGIKRLLEDSQAIKVVAEKSSGEEAVSYCREHHPDVILMDVNMPGIGGLEATRKILRYNPDARVVILTVHVEEPFPSTVMQIGASGFLTKNTPASEMIQALKAVCCGQRYITPEVAQQMALALTNQSESNPLSILSDRELQIMIMITRGDKVAAISDKLSLSTKTVNTYRYRMFDKLSISNDVELTHLAIRHGLLKADQL, encoded by the coding sequence GTGATTACAGCACTGTTGGTCGACGATCATGAGCTTGTTCGAAAAGGAATTAAGCGGTTACTTGAAGACTCTCAAGCCATCAAGGTAGTAGCAGAAAAATCATCAGGTGAAGAGGCCGTCAGCTATTGTCGCGAGCATCACCCGGATGTCATTTTGATGGATGTGAATATGCCCGGCATTGGGGGATTGGAGGCGACACGTAAAATATTGCGCTATAACCCAGATGCGCGCGTTGTTATTTTAACCGTTCATGTTGAAGAGCCATTTCCAAGCACGGTGATGCAAATTGGTGCATCGGGCTTTCTCACGAAAAATACGCCGGCAAGCGAAATGATCCAAGCGCTCAAAGCGGTGTGCTGTGGACAACGCTATATTACCCCGGAAGTAGCCCAGCAAATGGCACTGGCATTAACGAATCAATCGGAATCAAATCCCTTGTCGATATTATCCGATAGAGAATTACAAATCATGATAATGATCACGCGTGGAGACAAAGTCGCGGCGATTTCCGATAAATTAAGCCTGTCGACAAAAACAGTTAACACCTACCGTTACCGAATGTTTGATAAACTGTCGATTAGTAACGATGTGGAGTTAACGCATTTAGCGATCCGTCATGGTTTATTAAAGGCCGACCAATTGTAA
- a CDS encoding DUF3466 family protein, translating to MKSLIKSLLALSVSAAMLPVQAEEAVSYQIQELTAIDDVVNTYGVQQTNIGKAVVAGQTTYNFPIQFQYLDEDDFDSIVAYSVRNEESIFELVKIEGDSETLLRAGTPDANGLAWALRWLRSLSGATYQKYGDAYVYVYDNNSQQSTQLNVFDKPFPNTDILTRSTTDVAQGMTDDGWVFGYSSAPYLPLEPFDAGGDEPVVYWVSEFSQRGWISFDGQTVVGLTPLEDKYGGISAMFDVNSHRQAVGVSSVALNPNTLENIEAEGEVCDENADDYPKEVCIQLQRSSLYYSNAVMWQLDQSGSITDIIDLGTGVTNIDEDDERPYTSAATSINDDGLIVGYSHFWWDRNESNPSKTERVGQFAAVFRDSEVIDFTDRENYFESRALDINNQGMFTGYMSTYVNGKQRTKFFYANANDETITPIFPTDFFKGSASYPHAINENNIIVGEGEVETFIDSAQTPRRRHGFLYDIDSDSFYDVNQFLSCDDQQRYTIVEARDINENNEILATAWVEVDKRDVKGDVVDGEVDNVLRAVYLTPVGVDGAFTVNDCREELGQTVERKGAGMGLWSLLLLAIAGLRRRM from the coding sequence ATGAAAAGCTTAATCAAATCGCTATTGGCGTTAAGTGTCTCAGCAGCTATGTTGCCTGTGCAAGCAGAAGAGGCCGTGTCTTATCAAATCCAAGAATTAACCGCCATTGATGATGTGGTAAATACCTATGGTGTGCAACAAACCAATATTGGCAAGGCAGTTGTTGCAGGGCAAACAACCTATAACTTTCCGATACAATTTCAATATCTTGATGAAGACGACTTTGACTCGATCGTTGCCTACTCAGTGCGTAACGAAGAATCCATTTTCGAACTGGTGAAAATTGAAGGCGACTCCGAAACGTTATTGCGCGCAGGAACGCCGGATGCAAATGGTTTGGCATGGGCTTTACGTTGGTTGCGTTCACTTAGCGGCGCAACGTATCAGAAATATGGTGATGCTTATGTGTATGTTTATGACAATAATAGTCAACAATCGACCCAGTTAAACGTCTTTGATAAGCCATTTCCAAATACCGATATATTAACTCGCTCGACCACGGATGTTGCCCAAGGGATGACTGATGATGGTTGGGTTTTTGGTTATTCATCTGCCCCTTACTTGCCATTAGAGCCGTTCGATGCCGGCGGCGATGAACCGGTTGTATACTGGGTGAGTGAGTTTTCTCAACGCGGTTGGATCAGCTTTGATGGACAAACCGTTGTTGGCTTGACACCGCTAGAAGATAAGTATGGTGGTATTTCGGCCATGTTCGATGTTAACAGTCATCGTCAGGCTGTCGGTGTCTCATCGGTAGCATTAAACCCGAATACCCTGGAAAACATTGAAGCAGAAGGCGAGGTTTGTGATGAAAATGCTGATGACTACCCAAAAGAAGTCTGTATTCAGCTGCAACGCTCAAGTTTATATTACTCGAATGCTGTTATGTGGCAACTTGATCAATCAGGAAGTATAACTGATATCATTGATTTAGGTACCGGTGTCACCAATATCGATGAGGACGACGAGCGTCCGTATACGAGTGCCGCTACGTCTATTAATGATGATGGATTAATCGTCGGTTATTCGCATTTTTGGTGGGATCGCAATGAGAGTAACCCATCAAAAACCGAACGTGTCGGACAATTTGCTGCGGTATTTCGGGATAGTGAAGTAATCGATTTTACTGATCGTGAGAATTATTTTGAATCTCGCGCCCTTGATATCAATAACCAAGGGATGTTTACCGGGTATATGTCCACCTATGTTAATGGTAAACAGCGCACAAAATTCTTTTACGCAAATGCGAACGATGAAACCATTACGCCGATATTTCCAACTGATTTCTTTAAAGGATCTGCAAGTTACCCTCACGCGATAAATGAGAACAACATTATTGTTGGTGAAGGCGAGGTAGAAACGTTTATCGACAGTGCTCAGACACCGCGTCGTCGTCACGGGTTCTTGTACGACATCGATTCAGATAGCTTTTACGATGTGAATCAGTTTTTAAGTTGCGATGACCAGCAAAGATACACGATTGTTGAAGCGCGCGATATTAATGAAAATAACGAAATCCTTGCCACAGCATGGGTTGAGGTTGATAAACGCGATGTTAAAGGTGACGTTGTTGACGGTGAAGTCGACAATGTACTTCGAGCTGTTTATTTGACACCTGTTGGTGTAGATGGCGCCTTCACTGTTAACGATTGTCGAGAAGAATTAGGGCAAACGGTAGAACGTAAGGGAGCGGGTATGGGCTTGTGGTCATTGCTGCTACTTGCCATTGCCGGACTTCGTCGTCGAATGTAG